Proteins from one Salarias fasciatus chromosome 14, fSalaFa1.1, whole genome shotgun sequence genomic window:
- the spartb gene encoding spartin b isoform X1: MEKAKQDAFDNARLQVINDGYTRGFECINKGLTADEAGDKAQALELYKQGRKHLLRAISVPSQGEECLGSCWETARQMQQKMQETLNNITTRLAILETSSDEGSAPAPSSGAVAGSAAPGASGQTALYPKLPAKDKPDRPAPPKLQPPNGEPARAVSAASPPASSSGQPALSPEQPPAYSLQAADGHLSISYGTDSGEMSVVGEEFYSRTSNSTPSPQSVGEEGEELLYIPHGVQIFFVTPEGQVSAPSYPGYLRLVKFTSDASGRVPARPPAFLQVCDWLYPLMAMNSPVLLCNTGVFMFPDMMAPTSGYYVGVVLSSELPAADRELFQDLLSQMTDLRVQVPDEAADSINLSQKVSIAAPEPPAAAAGGGEEEEEESEGEKPLPEWSEKVASGILTGASWLSWGLVKGAEYTGKAIHIGASKLREHITPEDKPAHVSPTVTKSLHVAKQATGGAVKVSQFLVDGVCAVAGCVGRELAPHVKKHGGKLIPESMKKDKEGRSNLDGAMVVAASGVQGFATMWTGLEVAAKDIAKNVASETVTTIKHKYGAAAGLATDHAVNSAMNVGITAFNIDNLGIKAVVKKTGKHTAQAILEDYKLQEKPDSGKQVSKVDK, encoded by the exons ATGGAGAAAGCTAAACAGGATGCCTTTGACAACGCCAGACTTCAGGTGATCAATGACGGCTACACGAGGGGCTTTGAGTGCATCAACAAAGGACTCACAGCGGATGAGGCTGGAGACAAGGCGCAGGCCCTGGAGCTCTACAAGCAGGGCCGAAAGCACCTCCTCCGGGCCATCAGCGTGCCATCACAGGGAGAGGAGTGCTTGGGCAGTTGCTGGGAAACGGCCAGACAGATGCAGCAGAAGATGCAGGAGACCCTGAACAACATCACCACTCGCCTGGCGATCCTGGAGACCAGCTCTGATGAAGGATCTGCTCCTGCACCGAGCTCCGGAGCGGTCGCAGGGTCCGCTGCTCCAGGTGCGTCGGGACAGACGGCGCTCTACCCAAAGCTCCCTGCCAAAGACAAGCCCGACAGGCCAGCTCCACCAAAGCTCCAGCCTCCTAACGGAGAGCCGGCCAGAGCTGTGAGCGCTGCGAGCCCACCTGCCTCATCCTCCGGACAACCGGCTCTCTCACCCGAGCAGCCCCCGGCCTATTCCCTGCAGGCGGCCGACGGCCACCTCTCCATCTCGTACGGGACAGATTCAGGGGAGATGTCTGTGGTCGGAGAGGAGTTCTACAGTCGTACGTCTAACTCGACGCCGTCGCCTCAGAGCGTgggggaggagggcgaggagctGCTCTACATCCCTCACGGTGTGCAGATATTCTTCGTCACTCCCGAAGGTCAAGTGAGCGCGCCGTCCTATCCCGGCTACCTGCGGCTGGTGAAGTTCACCAGCGATGCCTCTGGGAGAGTTCCAGCGCGACCTCCCGCTTTTCTGCAG GTGTGTGACTGGCTGTACCCTCTGATGGCCATGAACTCTCCGGTGCTGCTGTGTAACACCGGGGTCTTCATGTTCCCGGACATGATGGCGCCGACTTCGGGGTATTACGTGGGCGTGGTGCTGTCCTCCGAGCTGCCTGCTGCCGACCGGGAGCTGTTTCAGGACCTCTTGTCCCAGATGACAGACCTCAGGGTTCAG GTTCCAGATGAAGCTGCAGACAGCATTAACCTCAGTCAGAAGGTGTCCATTGCTGCACCTGAGCCGccggcggctgcagcaggaggaggagaagaagaagaagaagagagcgaGGGGGAGAAACCTCTGCCTGAATGGAGTGAAAAGGTGGCCAGCGGCATCCTGACAG GCGCGTCCTGGTTAAGCTGGGGTCTGGTGAAAGGAGCCGAGTACACCGGCAAAGCCATCCACATCGGAGCATCGAAGCTGAGGGAGCACATCACTCCGGAGGACAAACCCGCCCACGTCAGCCCCACGGTCACCAAGAGCCTCCACGTGGCCAAGCAGGCGACGGGAGGAGCCGTCAAAGTCAGCCAGTTCCTAG TGGACGGCGTGTGTGCCGTCGCCGGCTGCGTCGGCCGGGAGTTGGCTCCACACGTGAAAAAACACGGAGGCAAGCTGATCCCGGAGTCCATGAAGAAGGACAAGGAAGGCCGGTCCAACCTGGACGGAGCCATGGTGGTGGCTGCCAGTGGAGTGCAAG gttttgCCACCATGTGGACCGGTTTGGAAGTCGCAGCGAAGGACATTGCTAAGAACGTAGCTTCAGAAACCGTCACCACCATCAAACATAA GtacggggcggcggcgggactCGCCACAGACCACGCCGTCAACTCGGCCATGAACGTCGGCATCACCGCCTTCAACATCGACAACCTGGGGATCAAAGCTGTGGTGAAAAAGACGGGCAAGCACACGGCCCAGGCCATCCTGGAAGACTACAAGCTCCAGGAAAAACCAGACAGCGGGAAGCAAGTGTCCAAAGTGGATAAATAA
- the spartb gene encoding spartin b isoform X2, with protein sequence MEKAKQDAFDNARLQVINDGYTRGFECINKGLTADEAGDKAQALELYKQGRKHLLRAISVPSQGEECLGSCWETARQMQQKMQETLNNITTRLAILETSSDEGSAPAPSSGAVAGSAAPGASGQTALYPKLPAKDKPDRPAPPKLQPPNGEPARAVSAASPPASSSGQPALSPEQPPAYSLQAADGHLSISYGTDSGEMSVVGEEFYSRTSNSTPSPQSVGEEGEELLYIPHGVQIFFVTPEGQVSAPSYPGYLRLVKFTSDASGRVPARPPAFLQVCDWLYPLMAMNSPVLLCNTGVFMFPDMMAPTSGYYVGVVLSSELPAADRELFQDLLSQMTDLRVQVPDEAADSINLSQKVSIAAPEPPAAAAGGGEEEEEESEGEKPLPEWSEKVASGILTGASWLSWGLVKGAEYTGKAIHIGASKLREHITPEDKPAHVSPTVTKSLHVAKQATGGAVKVSQFLVDGVCAVAGCVGRELAPHVKKHGGKLIPESMKKDKEGRSNLDGAMVVAASGVQGFATMWTGLEVAAKDIAKNVASETVTTIKHKFRGLQNAFDPPNEKKSTGRRRDSPQTTPSTRP encoded by the exons ATGGAGAAAGCTAAACAGGATGCCTTTGACAACGCCAGACTTCAGGTGATCAATGACGGCTACACGAGGGGCTTTGAGTGCATCAACAAAGGACTCACAGCGGATGAGGCTGGAGACAAGGCGCAGGCCCTGGAGCTCTACAAGCAGGGCCGAAAGCACCTCCTCCGGGCCATCAGCGTGCCATCACAGGGAGAGGAGTGCTTGGGCAGTTGCTGGGAAACGGCCAGACAGATGCAGCAGAAGATGCAGGAGACCCTGAACAACATCACCACTCGCCTGGCGATCCTGGAGACCAGCTCTGATGAAGGATCTGCTCCTGCACCGAGCTCCGGAGCGGTCGCAGGGTCCGCTGCTCCAGGTGCGTCGGGACAGACGGCGCTCTACCCAAAGCTCCCTGCCAAAGACAAGCCCGACAGGCCAGCTCCACCAAAGCTCCAGCCTCCTAACGGAGAGCCGGCCAGAGCTGTGAGCGCTGCGAGCCCACCTGCCTCATCCTCCGGACAACCGGCTCTCTCACCCGAGCAGCCCCCGGCCTATTCCCTGCAGGCGGCCGACGGCCACCTCTCCATCTCGTACGGGACAGATTCAGGGGAGATGTCTGTGGTCGGAGAGGAGTTCTACAGTCGTACGTCTAACTCGACGCCGTCGCCTCAGAGCGTgggggaggagggcgaggagctGCTCTACATCCCTCACGGTGTGCAGATATTCTTCGTCACTCCCGAAGGTCAAGTGAGCGCGCCGTCCTATCCCGGCTACCTGCGGCTGGTGAAGTTCACCAGCGATGCCTCTGGGAGAGTTCCAGCGCGACCTCCCGCTTTTCTGCAG GTGTGTGACTGGCTGTACCCTCTGATGGCCATGAACTCTCCGGTGCTGCTGTGTAACACCGGGGTCTTCATGTTCCCGGACATGATGGCGCCGACTTCGGGGTATTACGTGGGCGTGGTGCTGTCCTCCGAGCTGCCTGCTGCCGACCGGGAGCTGTTTCAGGACCTCTTGTCCCAGATGACAGACCTCAGGGTTCAG GTTCCAGATGAAGCTGCAGACAGCATTAACCTCAGTCAGAAGGTGTCCATTGCTGCACCTGAGCCGccggcggctgcagcaggaggaggagaagaagaagaagaagagagcgaGGGGGAGAAACCTCTGCCTGAATGGAGTGAAAAGGTGGCCAGCGGCATCCTGACAG GCGCGTCCTGGTTAAGCTGGGGTCTGGTGAAAGGAGCCGAGTACACCGGCAAAGCCATCCACATCGGAGCATCGAAGCTGAGGGAGCACATCACTCCGGAGGACAAACCCGCCCACGTCAGCCCCACGGTCACCAAGAGCCTCCACGTGGCCAAGCAGGCGACGGGAGGAGCCGTCAAAGTCAGCCAGTTCCTAG TGGACGGCGTGTGTGCCGTCGCCGGCTGCGTCGGCCGGGAGTTGGCTCCACACGTGAAAAAACACGGAGGCAAGCTGATCCCGGAGTCCATGAAGAAGGACAAGGAAGGCCGGTCCAACCTGGACGGAGCCATGGTGGTGGCTGCCAGTGGAGTGCAAG gttttgCCACCATGTGGACCGGTTTGGAAGTCGCAGCGAAGGACATTGCTAAGAACGTAGCTTCAGAAACCGTCACCACCATCAAACATAA attTAGGGGTCTACAGAATGCCTTTGACCCACCTAATGAGAAAAAGA GtacggggcggcggcgggactCGCCACAGACCACGCCGTCAACTCGGCCATGA